The Lactuca sativa cultivar Salinas chromosome 2, Lsat_Salinas_v11, whole genome shotgun sequence genome includes a window with the following:
- the LOC111918886 gene encoding uncharacterized protein LOC111918886: MDFDEYDYLEKTVDEADNRNGSSSKAKDGGAEQSEKGYRRRDREEGDEEDDRIVEEDRKSKKSKGEEENGSRRDRERDREERSSRSERHRSSGRDSERDVDRERDRRRSSRDGERDRDRERSSRDREKDKERDRERSSRDKDKDREKEKKDRERDREKREREREKERERSRRSRSHSRLEREREKELLREKERELESRESRRLKDKKEAEPEADPERDQRTVFAYQMPLKATEYDVYEFFSKAGKVRDVRLIMDRNSRRSKGVGYIEFYDAMSVPMAIALSGHLLLGQPVMVKPSEAEKNLVQSNATAGGTGGIAGPYGAVDRKLYVGNLHFNMTELQLKQIFEAFGPVELVQLPTDPETGHCKGFGFIQFAQLEHSKAAQSLNGKLEIAGRTIKVSSVTDHVVAQDSGAKAADFDDDDGGGLALNAQSRAMLMAKLDRSGIASSVVPGALGVGANLVNGSGPIQAINGPSTTVPVPALAQIVSEPVGNPSECLLLKNMFDPSTEVEPDFDLDIKDDVEDECCNYGRVKHIHVDKHSAGYVYVRFESVEAASRAQQAMHKRWFARRLISAIFLQPYEYDAKFKSAA; the protein is encoded by the exons ATGGACTTCGACGAGTATGATTACTTGGAGAAGACAGTCGACGAGGCTGACAACCGGAACGGCTCTTCTTCCAAGGCCAAGGACGGCGGCGCCGAACAGAGCGAGAAGGGTTACAGACGGAGGGACAGAGAGGAAGGCGACGAGGAAGATGACCGAATCGTAGAAGAAGATCGGAAGAGTAAGAAAAGCAAAGGAGAGGAAGAGAACGGGAGTAGGAGAGACAGAGAGCGTGACCGTGAGGAGAGGTCTTCCAGGTCAGAGCGTCACAGGAGTAGCGGTAGAGATTCGGAGAGAGATGTGGATAGAGAAAGAGATCGGCGCAGAAGCAGTAGAGATGGAGAGAGAGACCGAGATAGAGAGAGGAGTTCGAGGGATAGGGAGAAGGataaagagagagatagagaaaggAGTTCGAGGGACAAAGATAAGGAtagagagaaggagaagaaggatagAGAAAGGGACAGAGAGAAGAGGGAGAGAGAAAGGGAGAAGGAAAGAGAAAGGTCCAGAAGGAGCCGCAGTCACTCCAGGCTTGAGCGAGAGCGTGAGAAGGAATTGCTaagagaaaaagaaagagaaCTGGAATCAAGGGAAAGCAG GAGATTGAAAGATAAAAAAGAAGCAGAGCCTGAAGCTGATCCAGAAAGAGACCAAAGGACTGTTTTTGCTTACCAG ATGCCACTGAAGGCAACTGAATATGATGTTTATGAGTTCTTTTCAAAAGCAGGAAAG GTTAGAGATGTGAGACTGATCATGGATAGAAATTCAAGAAGATCAAAAGGAGTTGG GTATATTGAGTTTTATGATGCAATGTCTGTGCCAATGGCAATTGCCCTTTCGGGTCATTTGCTTCTTGGTCAACCTGTCATGGTCAAACCTTCAGAAGCCGAGAAGAATCTTGTCCAATCTAATGCTACAGCTGGCGGGACAGGTGGCATTGCGGGTCCCTACGGAGCAGTTGACCGGAAACTTTATGTTGGAAATTTACACTTCAACATGACTGAACTTCAACTCAAACAG ATTTTTGAAGCTTTTGGACCCGTGGAGCTCGTCCAACTCCCCACGGATCCTGAAACAGGTCATTGTAAAGGTTTCGGCTTTATTCAG tttgcTCAACTTGAGCATTCGAAGGCTGCACAAAGCTTAAATGGGAAGCTTGAGATAGCTGGGAGGACAATTAAG GTATCTTCGGTTACTGATCATGTTGTTGCACAAGATTCAGGAGCAAAAGCTGCAGactttgatgatgatgatggtggaggTTTG GCTCTAAATGCGCAATCAAGGGCAATGCTTATGGCAAAGCTTGATAGAAGTGGTATTGCATCAAG TGTTGTTCCTGGGGCTCTTGGAGTAGGGGCAAATCTGGTGAATGGGTCTGGCCCAATTCAAGCGATTAATGGGCCATCTACAACAGTCCCTGTTCCAGCTTTAGCCCAAATTGTTTCAGAGCCTGTTGGAAACCCTAGCGAGTGTTTGCTTTTAAAAAACATGTTTGATCCATCCACCGAG GTTGAGCCGGACTTTGATTTGGATATAAAAGATGATGTGGAAGACGAGTGTTGTAATTATGGAAGAGTGAAGCATATCCATGTTGATAA gCACAGTGCTGGTTATGTGTATGTGCGATTTGAAAGTGTGGAGGCGGCTTCACGAGCTCAACAGGCAATGCATAAAAGATGGTTTGCACGCAGATTGATTTCAGCaatatttttg CAACCATACGAGTATGATGCAAAGTTCAAAAGTGCAGCTTGA